A single window of Pontibacillus chungwhensis DNA harbors:
- the prmC gene encoding peptide chain release factor N(5)-glutamine methyltransferase: protein MSNQTIWEARRWASSFLTERDREANVADLLLMHHLECSRAQLLANGRDGIDPELFAQFEKDIRTHAEEGVPVQHLIGQEEFYGRDFIVNGHVLIPRPETEELIVAVTDQLKKKGWSDQTLNMVDIGTGSGIIAITLALELQRVSMKAVDLSPEALKVARENATSLGAEISFYEGSFLEPIVETGEKMDVIVSNPPYIPESDRSSLSDVVVNHDPELALFADDNGLAAYRAIVSQVPKVKAEETLLAFEIGHNQGEDVSAIIHETFPYANLNVIQDINQKDRIILAWL, encoded by the coding sequence ATGTCGAATCAAACAATTTGGGAAGCCCGTCGCTGGGCTTCCTCTTTTTTAACGGAGAGAGATCGAGAAGCAAACGTGGCGGATTTATTACTGATGCACCATTTAGAATGCAGCCGTGCCCAGCTCCTTGCAAATGGAAGGGATGGAATCGATCCTGAGCTTTTTGCTCAGTTCGAGAAAGATATCCGCACCCATGCAGAAGAAGGCGTCCCTGTTCAGCATCTAATCGGGCAAGAAGAGTTTTACGGTCGTGACTTTATCGTGAATGGTCACGTTCTGATCCCTCGCCCAGAAACAGAAGAGCTTATTGTAGCAGTGACGGATCAGCTGAAAAAGAAAGGCTGGAGTGACCAGACGCTGAACATGGTGGATATAGGAACAGGTAGTGGCATTATTGCGATTACACTCGCGCTAGAGCTACAACGCGTCTCCATGAAAGCTGTCGATTTATCCCCTGAGGCGCTAAAAGTTGCAAGAGAGAATGCAACGAGTCTTGGAGCAGAGATTTCCTTCTATGAGGGAAGCTTCCTCGAGCCAATTGTAGAAACAGGGGAGAAGATGGATGTGATCGTCTCTAATCCCCCGTACATTCCAGAATCTGACCGCTCAAGCTTATCTGATGTGGTCGTCAATCACGATCCTGAACTAGCGCTATTTGCTGACGATAACGGACTTGCTGCTTACCGAGCAATTGTGAGTCAGGTTCCAAAAGTAAAAGCAGAAGAAACACTCCTTGCCTTTGAAATCGGCCATAACCAAGGAGAAGATGTTTCCGCTATTATTCACGAAACTTTCCCATACGCCAACTTAAACGTCATACAAGACATCAACCAAAAAGACCGCATCATCCTAGCCTGGCTCTAA
- the prfA gene encoding peptide chain release factor 1, with translation MLDRLQTLEDRYEKLNELLSDPEIVNDSNKLREYSKEQAGLEETVQVYREYKDTVQQLDDAKAMLEEDLDDEMKEMTKEEISELSAEKDKMEERLKILLIPKDPNDDKNVIMEVRGAAGGDEAALFAGDLYRMYSRYAEANGWKTEVIEAHESEVGGYKEIIFMINGSGAFSKLKFENGAHRVQRVPQTESGGRIHTSTATVACLPEAEEVEVDINEKEIRVDTFASSGPGGQSVNTTMSAVRLTHEPTGIVASCQDEKSQIKNKEKAMKILRARIYEKFQQEEQAKYDENRKSAVGSGDRSERIRTYNFPQNRVTDHRIGLTIQKLDKILEGNLNEITEALIMEEQTKALASIGE, from the coding sequence GTGTTAGATAGACTTCAAACCTTAGAAGATCGGTATGAAAAACTAAATGAATTGCTTAGCGACCCGGAAATCGTGAACGATTCAAACAAACTACGTGAATACTCGAAAGAGCAAGCGGGCCTTGAAGAAACGGTTCAAGTTTACCGCGAATACAAAGATACGGTTCAGCAGCTTGATGACGCCAAAGCCATGCTTGAAGAAGATCTTGATGATGAGATGAAAGAAATGACGAAAGAAGAGATTTCTGAACTCTCTGCAGAGAAAGACAAGATGGAAGAGCGCCTTAAGATCCTTCTTATCCCGAAAGATCCAAATGACGATAAGAACGTTATTATGGAAGTTCGTGGTGCAGCGGGTGGCGATGAAGCAGCCTTGTTTGCTGGAGACCTTTATCGCATGTACTCCCGTTATGCAGAAGCAAATGGCTGGAAGACAGAAGTCATTGAAGCTCATGAAAGTGAAGTAGGCGGATATAAAGAGATTATCTTTATGATAAACGGGAGTGGCGCATTCTCCAAGCTGAAGTTCGAAAATGGTGCACACCGCGTACAACGTGTACCACAAACGGAATCTGGAGGCCGTATTCACACGTCTACAGCGACTGTCGCTTGTCTGCCAGAAGCAGAAGAAGTCGAAGTCGACATTAATGAGAAAGAAATTCGAGTGGATACGTTCGCATCAAGTGGACCAGGAGGACAGAGTGTTAACACCACTATGTCTGCCGTTCGTCTAACGCACGAACCAACTGGAATCGTTGCTTCTTGTCAGGATGAAAAATCCCAGATCAAGAACAAAGAGAAAGCCATGAAGATCTTACGTGCACGTATTTATGAGAAATTCCAACAGGAAGAACAAGCGAAGTATGATGAGAACCGTAAGTCTGCTGTTGGTTCAGGGGATCGTTCTGAGCGTATTCGTACGTACAACTTCCCACAAAACCGTGTGACCGATCACCGTATTGGGTTAACGATTCAGAAGCTTGATAAGATTCTTGAAGGTAACCTAAACGAGATCACAGAAGCGTTGATTATGGAAGAACAAACAAAAGCGCTTGCTTCGATCGGAGAATAA
- a CDS encoding thymidine kinase: protein MHVMKHSGWIEVICGSMFSGKSEELIRRVRRATYGNLSVKVFKPALDNRYAEDSIVSHNGTSVLARPLDHSTEILDVVDENVDVVGIDEVQFFDDHVVEVAQTLADRGHRVIVAGLDLDFRGEPFGCMPTFMAVSESVTKLSAICPVCGSPATRTQRLIDGRPASYDEPIILVGASESYEPRCRHHHEVPNKPRHIVKATQTQKS from the coding sequence GTGCATGTGATGAAACACAGCGGTTGGATTGAAGTGATTTGTGGGAGTATGTTTTCAGGGAAATCAGAAGAGCTGATTCGCCGCGTCCGCCGTGCTACATACGGAAACCTTTCCGTAAAAGTATTTAAACCAGCTCTAGATAACCGTTACGCAGAGGATTCCATCGTGAGTCACAATGGAACGTCTGTATTAGCTCGACCATTAGACCATTCAACGGAGATTCTTGATGTGGTAGATGAAAATGTAGATGTTGTAGGGATCGATGAAGTTCAGTTCTTCGATGATCATGTCGTTGAGGTTGCTCAAACCCTTGCTGATCGAGGACACCGCGTCATCGTTGCCGGTTTGGATCTAGATTTTCGTGGAGAACCGTTTGGATGTATGCCAACCTTTATGGCAGTCAGTGAATCCGTTACGAAATTATCAGCAATCTGTCCAGTATGCGGATCCCCCGCAACCCGGACACAGCGCTTAATTGATGGCCGTCCTGCCTCATATGACGAACCGATCATCTTAGTCGGTGCCTCCGAATCATATGAGCCTCGTTGCCGCCATCACCATGAAGTACCCAACAAACCCAGGCACATCGTAAAAGCGACCCAAACCCAAAAATCATAA
- a CDS encoding type B 50S ribosomal protein L31: protein MKEGIHPNYRKVVFLDTSSDYKFLTGSTLHSDETVEWEDGNTYPLIRVEISSASHPFYTGKQKADKAGGRVDRFKKKYNLG, encoded by the coding sequence ATGAAGGAAGGAATTCACCCGAATTACCGTAAGGTCGTATTCTTAGATACGAGCTCTGACTACAAATTCCTAACGGGTTCAACGTTACATTCTGATGAAACTGTTGAATGGGAAGATGGTAACACTTACCCTCTAATCCGTGTGGAAATTAGCTCAGCTTCACACCCATTCTACACTGGTAAGCAAAAAGCTGACAAAGCTGGTGGCCGTGTAGATCGCTTTAAGAAAAAATACAACCTTGGCTAA
- the rho gene encoding transcription termination factor Rho, producing MSVSLSISHLETLNLKELYSLAREYKVSYYAKLTKRELIFAILKAQAEKDGFLFMDGILEIIPSEGFGFLRPINYSPSAEDIYISASQIRRFDLRNGDKVSGKVRPPKENERYYGLLHVDAVNGEDPDSAKERVHFPALTPLYPDRMMGLETETKKLSTRIIDLMTPVGFGQRGLVVAPPKAGKTMLLKQIANSISQNHPDSKLIILLVDERPEEVTDIERSVQPDVDVVSSTFDEVPENHIKVSELVLERAMRLVEHKKDVIILMDSITRLARAYNLVIPPSGRTLSGGIDPAAFHRPKRFFGAARNIEEGGSLTILATALVDTGSRMDDVIYEEFKGTGNMELHLDRSLAERRIFPAIDIKRSGTRKEELLLPKPHLEKIWAIRKTMGDQHDFVDRFLRRLKSSKNNDEFFQLMDEEMKGKNSSRRS from the coding sequence GTGTCCGTTTCACTATCCATATCGCATCTTGAGACCTTAAATTTAAAGGAACTCTATTCCTTAGCACGTGAATATAAAGTCTCTTACTATGCGAAATTAACGAAACGAGAATTAATCTTTGCGATCTTAAAGGCGCAAGCTGAAAAAGATGGCTTCCTATTCATGGACGGAATTCTAGAAATTATCCCTTCAGAAGGCTTTGGTTTCTTACGTCCGATTAATTACTCTCCAAGTGCAGAAGATATTTATATTTCAGCGTCACAAATCCGTCGTTTCGATCTTCGAAATGGGGATAAGGTGTCGGGTAAAGTACGTCCGCCAAAAGAAAATGAGCGCTACTATGGCCTTCTTCACGTTGATGCTGTTAACGGCGAAGACCCTGATTCCGCAAAAGAGCGTGTACACTTCCCGGCTCTAACGCCACTATATCCTGATCGTATGATGGGACTTGAAACTGAGACGAAAAAGCTTTCAACGAGAATTATCGACCTCATGACACCGGTTGGTTTCGGTCAGCGTGGTCTTGTAGTAGCACCACCAAAAGCCGGTAAAACCATGCTACTGAAACAAATTGCAAACAGCATCTCTCAAAACCATCCTGATTCTAAGTTAATCATCCTTCTTGTAGACGAGCGTCCGGAAGAAGTAACGGATATTGAGCGTTCTGTTCAGCCGGATGTGGATGTTGTCAGTTCAACATTTGATGAAGTTCCAGAGAACCATATTAAGGTATCAGAGCTTGTGCTAGAGCGTGCAATGCGTCTTGTTGAGCATAAGAAAGACGTCATTATCTTAATGGATAGCATTACGCGTCTGGCTCGTGCCTATAACCTCGTGATCCCGCCAAGTGGACGAACGCTGTCTGGTGGTATTGACCCTGCGGCATTCCACCGTCCGAAACGTTTCTTCGGTGCTGCCCGTAATATCGAAGAAGGCGGTAGTCTAACGATCCTGGCGACAGCTCTTGTTGATACAGGCTCTCGTATGGACGACGTTATTTATGAAGAATTCAAAGGAACCGGAAATATGGAGCTTCACTTAGATCGTTCTCTTGCAGAACGCCGTATCTTCCCTGCGATTGATATCAAGCGCTCAGGTACGCGTAAAGAAGAACTGCTCCTGCCAAAACCGCATCTTGAGAAGATCTGGGCGATCCGCAAAACGATGGGCGACCAGCACGACTTCGTCGACCGCTTCTTGCGTCGTTTGAAATCTTCGAAGAATAACGACGAATTTTTCCAACTCATGGATGAAGAAATGAAGGGTAAAAACTCTTCACGTCGTTCATAG
- the glpX gene encoding class II fructose-bisphosphatase — MERSLTMELVRVTEAAALASARWMGRGKKDEADDAATSAMRDVFDTIPMKGTVVIGEGEMDEAPMLYIGEKLGNGYGPRVDVAVDPLEGTNIVAQGTWNALSVLAVADHSKLLHAPDMYMEKLAVGPEAVGLVDINASVEENLKAVAKAKNKDVEDVVAIVLNRKRHEGLIEEIRQAGARIKLISDGDVAAAINTAFDHTGVDILFGSGGAPEGVLAAAALKCLGGEIQGKLLPENAEQEERCMKMGIDDIHKVLHMDDFCGGDDAIFAATGVTDGELLRGVQFKGVHATTQTVVMRAKSGTVRFIDGDHSLKKKPNLVIKP; from the coding sequence ATGGAAAGAAGTTTAACGATGGAATTAGTACGCGTCACAGAGGCCGCGGCGCTTGCGTCAGCGCGCTGGATGGGACGAGGAAAGAAAGATGAAGCGGATGACGCAGCCACAAGCGCTATGCGTGACGTCTTTGATACAATTCCAATGAAAGGCACAGTGGTGATCGGAGAAGGGGAAATGGACGAGGCTCCTATGCTTTATATAGGAGAGAAGCTCGGAAATGGATACGGCCCCCGTGTCGATGTAGCGGTTGATCCTTTAGAAGGAACCAACATCGTGGCACAAGGGACGTGGAATGCACTTTCTGTTCTCGCTGTAGCTGATCATAGTAAACTTCTTCACGCACCAGATATGTACATGGAGAAACTAGCCGTTGGACCGGAGGCAGTCGGCTTAGTCGACATTAATGCTTCCGTTGAAGAGAATTTAAAGGCAGTGGCAAAAGCCAAGAACAAAGATGTCGAGGATGTTGTGGCCATTGTATTGAACAGAAAGCGTCACGAAGGGTTGATCGAAGAGATCAGACAGGCGGGCGCACGCATTAAGCTCATTTCTGATGGAGATGTAGCAGCGGCGATCAATACAGCATTCGATCATACAGGCGTAGATATTTTGTTCGGAAGCGGAGGAGCTCCAGAAGGCGTTTTAGCAGCAGCCGCTCTGAAATGTTTAGGTGGAGAAATTCAAGGGAAATTACTCCCGGAGAACGCTGAACAAGAAGAACGTTGTATGAAGATGGGCATCGATGATATTCACAAAGTGTTACATATGGATGACTTTTGTGGAGGCGACGACGCCATTTTCGCCGCAACAGGCGTTACAGATGGTGAATTGCTCAGAGGTGTACAGTTCAAAGGTGTGCATGCGACGACCCAAACGGTTGTCATGCGCGCGAAATCAGGAACGGTTCGCTTTATAGATGGCGACCATTCTCTGAAAAAGAAACCAAATCTAGTAATTAAACCATAA
- a CDS encoding UDP-N-acetylglucosamine 1-carboxyvinyltransferase, protein MEKLLVEGGHSLKGKVRVSGAKNSAVALLPAAILAESPVTIEGLPNISDVDTLSHLLQEIGGRVSKRGQDIYIDPSDMISMPLPNGRVKKLRASYYFMGAMLGRFKKAVIGLPGGCHLGPRPIDQHIKGFEALGAQVTNEQGAIYLRAEELRGARIYLDVVSVGATINIMLAAVKAKGKTIIENAAKEPEIIDVATLLTSMGAKIKGAGTDVIRIEGVDHLSGCQHTIIPDRIEAGTYTIMAAAKGEEVIIDNVIPLHLESLIAKLREMGIVVETGDDQLLVRRSNPLTSVDIKTLVYPGFPTDLQQPFTSLLTQARGTGVVTDTIYQARFKHIDELRRMNADIKVEGSSAIVNGPITLQGAKVKASDLRAGAALVAAGLMANGVTEITGLEHIDRGYENLVEKLSDLGAVIWREKMTEAEIEQFQNS, encoded by the coding sequence ATGGAAAAATTGCTTGTTGAAGGAGGTCACTCTCTCAAAGGGAAGGTACGCGTCAGCGGAGCGAAGAACAGTGCGGTCGCATTACTACCGGCTGCTATTCTAGCTGAATCACCTGTAACAATTGAGGGGTTACCGAATATTTCTGATGTTGACACTCTAAGCCACTTACTGCAGGAAATAGGAGGGCGCGTTTCTAAACGTGGCCAAGATATTTATATTGATCCTTCAGACATGATCTCGATGCCCCTGCCAAACGGACGGGTAAAGAAGCTTCGCGCTTCTTACTACTTTATGGGGGCGATGTTAGGTCGCTTTAAGAAAGCTGTAATCGGCTTACCTGGAGGATGCCATTTAGGTCCTCGCCCAATTGACCAGCACATTAAAGGTTTTGAAGCTCTTGGGGCTCAAGTTACCAATGAGCAAGGAGCAATTTACCTTAGAGCAGAAGAATTACGTGGAGCACGCATTTACCTTGATGTGGTGAGTGTTGGTGCAACCATTAACATTATGCTTGCAGCTGTAAAGGCAAAAGGGAAAACGATTATTGAAAATGCTGCTAAGGAACCGGAGATTATTGATGTTGCGACTCTTTTAACTAGCATGGGGGCTAAAATTAAAGGAGCAGGAACAGATGTGATTCGTATTGAGGGCGTTGACCATTTAAGTGGCTGCCAGCATACGATCATTCCGGACCGTATTGAAGCAGGGACGTATACAATCATGGCAGCGGCTAAGGGAGAGGAAGTCATTATTGATAATGTCATCCCTCTACACTTAGAATCCTTGATTGCGAAATTAAGAGAGATGGGGATTGTAGTGGAAACCGGAGATGATCAACTCCTTGTCAGACGTTCAAATCCTTTGACAAGCGTGGATATTAAGACACTCGTCTATCCAGGGTTCCCGACGGATCTCCAGCAGCCTTTTACCTCACTTTTAACACAAGCAAGAGGGACAGGCGTTGTAACGGATACGATTTATCAAGCACGCTTTAAACACATTGATGAACTGCGTCGTATGAATGCAGACATCAAAGTGGAAGGAAGTTCGGCCATTGTAAATGGGCCGATAACCCTTCAAGGGGCTAAGGTAAAAGCAAGCGACTTACGAGCAGGTGCTGCTCTTGTCGCAGCAGGTTTAATGGCGAACGGCGTAACAGAAATCACAGGTCTTGAACACATCGACCGGGGATATGAGAACTTAGTAGAGAAACTCTCTGACCTTGGTGCTGTGATCTGGCGTGAGAAAATGACTGAAGCCGAAATCGAACAATTTCAAAATTCTTAA
- the fsa gene encoding fructose-6-phosphate aldolase, producing the protein MKFFIDTANIDEIREANALGILAGVTTNPSLVAKEKNVSFHDRLKEITDEVEGSVSAEVMAEDAEGMLREAEELVKIAPNITIKVPMTLEGLKAVKKLSEKGVKTNVTLIFNANQALLAARAGATYVSPFLGRLDDIGQNGMDLIAQIAEIFDRHSIDSEIIAASVRHPMHVTEAALHGAHIATIPLKVITQLVKHPLTDQGIEKFKNDWNK; encoded by the coding sequence ATGAAATTTTTTATCGACACAGCGAACATTGACGAAATCCGCGAGGCAAACGCATTAGGAATCCTAGCAGGAGTTACAACAAACCCTTCACTAGTTGCGAAAGAGAAAAACGTTTCGTTTCATGACCGTTTAAAAGAAATCACAGATGAAGTAGAAGGATCTGTAAGCGCAGAAGTTATGGCAGAAGATGCAGAAGGAATGTTGCGCGAAGCAGAGGAATTAGTAAAGATTGCACCGAATATTACAATTAAGGTTCCAATGACGCTTGAAGGACTAAAAGCTGTTAAGAAATTATCAGAAAAGGGCGTTAAAACAAACGTAACGCTTATCTTTAATGCCAACCAAGCGCTTTTAGCTGCGCGCGCTGGTGCCACATACGTATCACCATTCTTAGGTCGCCTGGATGACATCGGTCAAAACGGGATGGACTTAATCGCGCAAATCGCAGAGATTTTCGACCGTCACAGCATTGATTCAGAAATTATCGCTGCATCTGTTCGTCATCCAATGCACGTAACAGAAGCCGCTTTACATGGTGCGCATATTGCGACTATTCCATTGAAAGTTATTACTCAGTTAGTAAAACATCCACTAACTGATCAAGGTATTGAAAAGTTCAAGAACGATTGGAATAAATAA
- the fba gene encoding class II fructose-1,6-bisphosphate aldolase produces the protein MPLVSMKEMLETAKENRYGVGQFNLNNLEYAQAILQAAEEEKSPVILGVSEGAARYMGGFKVVVSMVEALMESYGTTVPVAIHLDHGSSFEKCAEAIHAGFTSVMIDASHDPLEENIAVTKKVVELAHIHGVSVEAELGRVGGQEDDLIVDDAEAAYAIPSECKQLVDETNVDVFAPALGSVHGPYKGEPNLGFDRMEEIMGLVDKPLVLHGGTGIPTADIQKAISFGTAKINVNTENQVSQGKAIREVLAEKPDLYDPRKYMGPGRDAIKATVIGKMREFGSSQKA, from the coding sequence ATGCCGCTAGTATCAATGAAAGAAATGTTAGAAACGGCTAAAGAAAACCGTTATGGTGTTGGCCAATTTAACCTAAACAACTTGGAGTACGCTCAAGCGATTCTTCAGGCTGCTGAAGAAGAGAAATCTCCAGTAATCTTAGGTGTATCTGAAGGCGCAGCACGTTACATGGGTGGCTTCAAAGTTGTTGTATCAATGGTAGAAGCACTTATGGAATCTTACGGTACAACAGTTCCAGTTGCGATTCACTTAGACCACGGTTCTAGCTTCGAAAAATGTGCGGAAGCAATCCACGCTGGTTTCACATCTGTAATGATCGATGCTTCTCATGATCCTTTAGAAGAAAACATCGCTGTTACGAAGAAAGTTGTTGAATTAGCTCATATCCACGGTGTATCTGTTGAAGCAGAACTTGGCCGTGTTGGTGGTCAGGAAGACGATCTAATCGTTGACGATGCTGAAGCAGCATACGCAATTCCATCTGAGTGTAAGCAACTTGTTGATGAAACAAACGTTGACGTATTCGCTCCAGCATTAGGTTCTGTTCACGGACCTTACAAAGGTGAACCTAACCTAGGCTTCGACCGTATGGAAGAAATCATGGGTCTTGTAGACAAGCCTCTAGTTCTTCATGGTGGTACTGGAATCCCAACTGCTGACATTCAAAAAGCAATCTCCTTCGGTACTGCGAAAATTAACGTAAACACTGAGAACCAAGTATCCCAAGGTAAAGCGATTCGCGAAGTTCTTGCTGAAAAGCCTGACCTTTACGATCCTCGTAAATACATGGGTCCTGGTCGCGACGCGATCAAAGCAACTGTAATCGGCAAAATGCGCGAATTCGGTTCTTCTCAGAAGGCATAG
- a CDS encoding response regulator, giving the protein MTKSVLVVDDQPGIRMLLREVLKTMELNVIEAKTGQEAVDFVKEQHPDLLLLDYKLPVKDGLEVLDELQAENYQIPAVLMSGLSEDDLQGAHSHSLVKTVISKPFNVQEIREIILNILH; this is encoded by the coding sequence ATGACGAAGTCAGTATTAGTGGTTGATGATCAACCTGGAATACGCATGCTATTAAGAGAAGTACTGAAAACGATGGAACTAAACGTAATCGAAGCAAAAACAGGGCAAGAAGCAGTCGATTTCGTCAAAGAACAACATCCAGACCTTTTACTATTAGATTATAAGTTACCGGTTAAAGATGGTCTTGAAGTACTGGATGAATTACAAGCAGAGAACTATCAAATTCCTGCTGTACTTATGAGTGGATTATCAGAAGATGATCTGCAGGGGGCTCACTCACACTCCCTTGTAAAAACGGTTATTTCGAAGCCTTTTAACGTACAAGAAATTAGGGAGATTATTTTGAATATTTTGCATTAG
- a CDS encoding DUF2529 family protein produces MLATQITGLFRGIHEKEEFQIEDVARSLSQAVVGDGRIYVKGFGEMVAIESEVQSGPEPLPKQHVYDPSVSLSHLDRVIVASRFADDENALSFIKDVQEQGAEAILIAAETKEDNPAKEQADFFINTRAKGPLLPFEMERVGFPSTIAMLYVHHALFVTVKEITDEYDID; encoded by the coding sequence ATGCTAGCTACTCAAATTACCGGCCTTTTCAGAGGGATTCATGAGAAGGAAGAATTTCAAATAGAAGATGTTGCCCGTTCTTTATCACAAGCTGTTGTGGGGGATGGTCGGATTTATGTGAAAGGATTTGGTGAAATGGTTGCCATTGAATCTGAAGTGCAATCAGGTCCTGAACCTTTGCCGAAACAGCACGTTTATGACCCTTCTGTCTCCTTAAGTCATCTCGATCGCGTAATTGTTGCTTCTCGCTTTGCAGACGATGAGAATGCTTTATCGTTCATCAAGGATGTGCAAGAGCAAGGTGCGGAAGCTATTCTTATTGCTGCTGAGACAAAAGAGGACAATCCAGCTAAAGAGCAAGCGGATTTCTTTATTAACACCAGAGCAAAAGGACCGCTTCTCCCATTTGAAATGGAGCGCGTCGGCTTCCCAAGCACCATAGCCATGCTATATGTCCACCACGCCCTCTTCGTCACCGTCAAAGAAATCACCGACGAATACGACATCGACTAA
- a CDS encoding CTP synthase, translating to MAETKYIFVTGGVVSSLGKGITAASLGRLLKNRGLKVTIQKFDPYINVDPGTMSPYQHGEVFVTEDGAETDLDLGHYERFIDINLSQYSNVTTGKIYSTVIKKERRGDYLGGTVQVIPHITNEIKERVFRAGKETNADVVITEIGGTVGDIESLPFLEAIRQIKSDIGKENVMYLHCTLVPYIKAAGEMKTKPTQHSVKELRSLGIQPDVIVLRTEMPISQDMKNKIALFCDINENSVIEAGDAETLYDVPLMLQDQRLDQITCDHFGLSCGEADMTEWNGLVDRVKNLKSETTIALVGKYVELPDAYISVVEALKHAGYAFDSDIKIDWVNSEEVTAANVDEKLSHADGILVPGGFGDRGIEGKIEAIRYAREQKVPFLGICLGMQLATVEFARNVLGYSGAHSAEIDPTTAHPIIDLLPEQKDVEDMGGTLRLGVYPAKLTAGTRTKEAYGEEVIYERHRHRYEFNNQYREEMENQGFLFSGTSPDGRLVEIIELQDHPWFVASQFHPEFKSRPTNPQSLFHGFVGACQK from the coding sequence ATGGCAGAAACGAAATATATCTTTGTAACCGGTGGGGTTGTATCTTCTCTTGGGAAAGGGATCACAGCAGCATCACTTGGTCGTCTATTGAAAAACCGAGGATTAAAAGTAACGATTCAAAAGTTTGACCCATATATCAACGTAGACCCGGGTACAATGAGTCCGTATCAGCACGGTGAAGTTTTCGTAACAGAAGATGGAGCAGAAACCGACTTAGACCTTGGACACTATGAGCGTTTTATCGATATTAACTTAAGCCAATACAGCAACGTTACAACAGGTAAAATCTATTCTACTGTCATCAAGAAAGAGCGTCGTGGTGATTATTTAGGAGGAACGGTTCAGGTCATTCCTCACATCACGAATGAGATTAAAGAACGCGTTTTCCGTGCCGGTAAAGAAACAAATGCTGACGTTGTTATTACGGAGATCGGCGGAACGGTAGGGGATATCGAATCTCTTCCATTCCTAGAAGCCATCCGTCAGATTAAGAGTGACATCGGAAAAGAAAACGTGATGTACCTGCATTGTACGCTAGTGCCTTATATTAAAGCAGCAGGTGAAATGAAAACAAAACCAACCCAACACTCGGTGAAAGAATTGCGTTCTCTTGGAATTCAGCCAGACGTTATCGTGCTTCGTACAGAAATGCCAATTAGCCAGGATATGAAGAATAAAATTGCGCTATTCTGTGACATTAACGAGAATTCCGTTATTGAAGCTGGAGATGCGGAAACGCTATATGACGTACCACTTATGCTACAGGACCAGCGCCTTGATCAAATTACGTGTGACCACTTTGGCTTAAGCTGCGGAGAAGCAGATATGACAGAATGGAACGGTTTAGTTGATCGAGTGAAAAACTTAAAATCTGAAACAACAATCGCTTTAGTTGGTAAGTATGTAGAATTACCAGATGCGTATATTTCTGTTGTCGAAGCACTGAAACACGCAGGCTATGCCTTTGATAGTGATATTAAAATTGACTGGGTAAACTCAGAAGAAGTAACAGCAGCAAACGTTGATGAGAAACTTTCCCACGCTGACGGCATTTTAGTACCAGGTGGATTTGGTGACCGCGGCATTGAAGGTAAAATCGAAGCGATTCGCTACGCGCGTGAGCAGAAAGTTCCGTTCTTAGGAATCTGCTTAGGTATGCAGCTAGCAACGGTTGAATTTGCTCGTAACGTACTTGGCTACAGCGGTGCTCACTCTGCTGAGATCGACCCAACAACGGCTCACCCAATCATTGACCTTCTACCTGAACAGAAAGATGTAGAAGATATGGGCGGCACACTTCGTTTAGGCGTATACCCTGCCAAGCTTACTGCAGGTACTCGTACGAAAGAAGCGTACGGTGAAGAAGTGATTTATGAGCGTCACCGTCACCGCTATGAATTCAACAACCAGTACCGTGAAGAAATGGAAAACCAAGGCTTCCTATTCTCAGGGACAAGCCCAGATGGCCGCCTTGTAGAAATCATCGAACTTCAAGACCACCCTTGGTTCGTTGCATCCCAGTTCCACCCAGAGTTCAAATCTCGTCCGACAAACCCACAAAGCCTATTCCACGGCTTCGTAGGAGCATGTCAGAAATAA